The Phycisphaeraceae bacterium genome window below encodes:
- a CDS encoding undecaprenyl-diphosphate phosphatase → MDWWQAIILGIVEGLTEYLPVSSTGHLILTQRAMGLSGEAANAYAICIQGGAIIAVLGLYAQRVRQGVLGSLGSVGLLKAKDPAGARLTRNLIVAFIPAAILGRLFDDAIEQYLFGLWPIIAAWIIGGLAILIVDAWRKRKEPVAEVKPGLGIDDMTWRMALIIGLLQCVAMWPGTSRSLMTIVAGVLVGLSLVAAVEFSFLIGVVTLLAATLYKAIDAGPVMLEAYGWTPMLIGTIAAWASAVVAVRWMVSYLQRHGLAVFGWYRVALGITVAALVLAGILSDDTGITP, encoded by the coding sequence ATGGATTGGTGGCAGGCGATCATCCTCGGCATCGTGGAAGGGCTCACCGAGTACCTCCCCGTGAGTTCCACCGGCCACCTCATCCTCACCCAGCGGGCCATGGGGCTCTCCGGCGAGGCCGCCAACGCCTACGCCATCTGCATCCAGGGCGGGGCGATCATCGCCGTCCTCGGCCTATACGCCCAGCGGGTTCGACAGGGCGTCCTAGGCTCGCTCGGGTCCGTCGGACTGCTCAAAGCCAAAGACCCCGCTGGCGCTCGCCTCACACGCAACCTCATCGTCGCCTTCATCCCCGCTGCCATTCTCGGCCGTCTCTTTGATGACGCCATCGAGCAATACCTCTTCGGTCTCTGGCCAATCATCGCCGCCTGGATTATTGGCGGTCTTGCCATCCTCATCGTCGATGCCTGGCGCAAACGCAAAGAACCCGTCGCCGAGGTCAAACCCGGTCTGGGCATCGACGACATGACCTGGCGCATGGCGCTGATCATCGGCTTGCTCCAGTGTGTCGCGATGTGGCCCGGTACCAGTCGCTCGCTGATGACGATTGTCGCGGGTGTTCTCGTTGGACTGAGTCTTGTCGCCGCCGTCGAGTTCTCATTCCTCATCGGCGTCGTCACCCTGCTCGCTGCGACGCTCTACAAAGCCATCGACGCCGGGCCGGTGATGCTCGAAGCCTACGGCTGGACGCCCATGCTCATCGGGACCATCGCCGCCTGGGCCTCCGCCGTTGTCGCCGTGCGATGGATGGTCAGTTACCTCCAACGGCATGGCCTCGCCGTGTTCGGTTGGTATCGCGTAGCCCTCGGGATCACCGTCGCGGCCCTGGTGCTCGCTGGCATCCTCTCGGATGACACGGGGATCACGCCCTGA